A region of the Bryobacteraceae bacterium genome:
ACCGCCTGCATGAATTCATCGGTGGCGCGCACGCTGTTGTTGGCGTTCTGGAAAAAGATCGACGAGTACGCCTCGCCGTCCAGGCTCGGGTCGTAGCCGGCCTCAATCAGCACGTGCGCCTTGCGTTCTTCCTTCGCCTTGCACCAGATGAACTGTTCAATGTCCGGGTGGTCCACGTTGAGAATCACCATCTTCGCCGCGCGCCGCGTCTTGCCGCCGCTCTTGATCACGCCGGCGAAGGCGTCAAACCCTTTCATGAAGGACAGCGGACCCGAGGCGCGCCCGCCGCCCTGCAACGGGCAGTTCTCTTCTCGCAGGGTGGAGAGGTTCGTCCCCGTGCCCGAGCCGTACTTGAACAGCATGCCCTCGGTCTTGGCCAGCTCGAGAATCGATTCGAGCGAGTCTTCCACCGAGTTGATGAAGCAGGCCGAACACTGCGGCCGGTGCACGCTGCGGTCGAGCTTCTTCACCGTGTCGGTCGCCTCGTCGTAATACCAGCCGTAGCCGCGGTGCTCGTCCTTCACACCGACGTTGAACCACACCGGCGAGTTGAACGACGCCTTCTGCGTCAGCATCAGATGGGCCAGCTCGTTGCGGAAGTTCGCCGCGTCCTCCAGCGAGCGGAAATAGCGCCCTTCGATGCCCCACTCGGTGATCGTGTCCACCACGCGGCGCACGAGCTGCTTCACGCTCGTCTCGCGCTCCGGCGTGCCCAGCCGCCCGTGAAAATATTTCGAGGCGACGATGTTGGTGGCCGTCTGCGACCAGTCTGCCGGAACCTCGACGTCTTTCTGCTCGAAGATCACCGCACCCTTGTCGTTGGCGATGGTCGCCGTGCGCAGCTCCCAGCGGATCTCGTCATAGGGCGTCTTGCCCGGCTCCAGCCGCGCCGTAAAGTACCGGGGGAATGGCACCCCCATCCGCTCCTCTTTCTTCAGATTCCTCCGAAGGGTTCTCCCTTGCGATGTCAGATCGACGCTGAGCTGTCCCATCCTGCTTCTCCTGTTTTCATTGTCCCGAAGATCGCCCCCAGGATGAATGCTGCTTCATCGGATTGTTATGGGGGCAATGAGAACGATACCCCAAGATGTTGTGGTCGGTCAAGAGAAAAATTCTATATGATGTATGTTCTTTGATTCCAAGACGTTGCCGCCCCGCCCCGGCCGTACTCCGGCTCCGGGGCCGAAAACACCCCCGTGCCTGGCTTTCGGGCGGTCTCAGAGACCGTGGAGCAGGTCGTAGCCGTGATCGGGAATGTGCGCCGGCAGGATCTCGCTCGTGTGGCCGTGGCGGGCGAAAATCTCGCGCATGAGCTCGCACACGCCCTCATGGCCGCGCTCGTAGAAGACGAGCACGCTCGGGCCCGCGCCCGACAGCGCGCAGCCGAGCAGACCGGGCGCGCGCAACTCGAGCATCTCCGCGAGGCCCGGCACCAGCGGAGCGCGGTAGGGCTGGTGAAGGCGGTCCATCAGCGCTTCGTGGAAGGCATCGGTCGTCTGTGTCAGCATCGCCGCAATCAGCAGTGCCGAGCGCTGGATGTTGAACACGGCGTCTTCGCGCGAATAGGTCTGGGGCAGCACCGCGCGCGCCTGCGCCGTGGGCAGAATGAAGTCCGGCACAACGATCGCCACGCCGTAACGCGCGGGCAACTGCATCCGCACGGCGCGCGTGATCCCCTCGCTGTCGATGGCGCTGGCGACGATGGAGCCGAGAACGGCCGCCGAGACGTTGTCCGGGTGGCCTTCGATGCGCGCCGCCTCGTCAAGGATGCGGTGGCGGTCCCATTCGAGCTGGAGGATCTCGTCGGCGATCACCACGCCCGCCACCAGCGCTGCGGCCGACGAGCCGAGGCCCTTGCCAATCGGGATGTCATTGCGGATCTCGAGCTCGATGGCCGGCATCGGACGGCCCAGATGCCCGGCCACCTGGAGCGCCGTCTGCCAGATCAGGTTGTCCTCGCCGCAGGAGATCATCTCCGCGTCGCGCCCCAGCGCTCGGATCTTCAGCGTCTCCGAGGGGCGGAAGCGGCACTCAAGATAAATGCTCAGCGCCATGCCCAGCGCGTCAAACCCGGGGCCCAGGTTCGCGCTGGTGGCGGGCACGCGGACTTCGGTCCAGCTCATGCGCCCGCGAGCCGCACCGGCTGCCCCTTGCGGCAGCTCTCATAGATGCCCAGCACCACTTCCAGCGCCTTCAGCCCCTCTTCGCCGGAGACGAGCGGCTGCGTGCGGTTCTTCACCGCATTGCCAAAGTCGAGGAACTGCCGCTCGAACGGAGTGAGCGGAATGGCCATCGGGTCGCTGGCGCCGCTCATGACCTCTTTCTGCACGGGCGCGGGCTCGCCTTCGTCGTTCTCCACGTCCCAGGCGGTGAGCTTGTCGCCGGTGAAGATGCAGGTGCCGCGCGTGCCATGAATCTCGATCCTTTCCGGATACCCCGGCCAGAACGCCGTCGAGGACTGGATCACGCCCGTGGCGCCGCTCTTGTACTTCATCACCGCGCAGATCACGTCCTCGCTTTCGATCCTGTGCCGCGCGCCAAGCTGCCAGTAGCCGAAGACCTCATGCACGCCGCCGGTGAGATAGTTCAGCACGTCCACCTGATGCACGGCCTGGTTGATGAGCGCGCCGCCGCCTTCCACCGCCCAGCTGCCCTTGATCGGGCGCGCATAGTAGGCCTCGCTCCGCCACCACTTGACATAGGCGTCCGCCTGAAGAATCCGTCCGAGCCGTCCCTGCGCAATCGCCCTCCTGACGAAGATCGTCGAGTCGTCGAAGCGGTGCTGGCTCACCACACCGAGCACGATGCCGGCGCAGCGCGCCACCTCGATCATCTTCCGCGCCGTCTCCAGGTTGGTTGCAATCGGCTTCTGTACCTGCACGCTCTTGCCGTGCTTTGCGGCGATTTCCAGCGGCTGGAGACGGAAGTCGGGGAACGTGCAGACGTCGACGAAATCGACCTCCGGGTGGCTGCACACTTCCTCGTATGTGGGCACGAACTGGCAGCCATACTGCGAGGCAAATTTCTCGCCCGCCTCGCGCGAGATGTCGGTGCAGACGGTGACCCGATACCCGATGTTGCGATACGCCTGGGCGTGCTTGTGGCTGATGGCGCCCGTGCCGATGATGCCAACGCGCAGCATGAGAACCTCCTTCGAACCGGGTGAACTCACTAGGATATCAGCGGCGGCCGGCGCCGCGGTGGTTCAACGGCCGGATATGGTTCCAATGCGCGGCGTCAGATTTGCAGTCTCATCGGGCGCTTCTGCCACCGTGCCTGGCCTGTGAGCAGCGCAAAGAATGACAATTCCTGACCCATGCAGGCCGCAGTTCAGATATGGGCAATTACCGTGCCGGCCGGACAAGATGCCATGGAATGGCGCCATGCCTTGGGCAGGGCGGCGCCTTCTTGCCCTTCGCAATCACAATCTCGCGGTCGCATCGGGCACATCTGTAGATGCCCGAAATGTCATTCGCTTCGCCGGTGCGGAGTATAATGTCCTTTTTCACTGTTTCTGCACTCCTCTTCGAAATAGGTCCGGGCGATATTTAATCGTCCGGGTCTCGGGAAGCCCCGGCAGCGGCGCCGAGAATCAGGCCAGCCAGGGGGTGGAATCCCTGCAAAAGGGCAGGCAACACAATCGAACCCATTGTCATGCCCGCCGCCACGTTTTCAATGACCGCCCTTTTCCGCTGCTTCCGATTCAGCGGGGAACGCTTCTTTCCGGCCCGTTTCCTGGCCGTTCGCGAAGATAGTTGTTGCTTTGATCGGTTGCATGATACGCAGGCCGCATACAGGTTGTTCAGATGGTCTGATCCACCTTTCGCGCGAGGGACGGAATGATCGATTTCCCAGGCGCCCTCCGTTTTGATTTTTCCGTAGGAATCAAAGCTCAGGAAGCGGTGACAGATATGACACTTTCCGGAAGTCCGGTCGAAGATCCGTCTCAGCTGCTCCTTGGTGACCCTGGGCACGCTCAAATTCCCTCCCTGCCGCGAATCGGGAGTATAGAATATCACGAGATTCGGGTGAATCCAATATTTTTTTCTTCCGAAGGATTCCCTGGGTTAATTATTTCCAATCGATTCGGGTATATCCCTTAGAATCCTGTACGCACATTTCGTTCTTATCCCCGCAAAAGACACGAATATTTGCGCGCTCGCGGCCGGCGTCGGATAGCCGCGTTCTGGAAACAGAGCATGCCGATCTGCAGGCCTGCCTGACTCGCCGCCGCTACACTCGCTGCCACATGGGCAGCGGCCCATGGGTAGCAGGAGATGGTCCGCCGCCACCGCCCCATGCCAGGAGCTGGCGAATACCTTGTGCTCGAGGCCGAACTGTACATGCACACAGTCTTCTCCGACGGGCAGCTGTGGCCTGTGACCCGTGGGATGGAGGCCTGCCGACGTTTCCAACCGGAGAACCGCGCCGAAACGCAAGTTCACGCGAATGTTTGGGATAACGCACAGCCGCAGACGGCGATGGCGTCAAGCAAAACGGGGCGGCGGGAAGTTACGGTTCTTGGGTGTGGCTCCCCGGCATGGATTCGAACCACGATTCACGGCTCCAAAGGCCGCTGTCCTACCATTAGACGACCGGGGAGCACCAGCTCTCTGACCATAGTTTAGCGGGCCTTGCCTGCGGCTTCAACAGACGCCCGAAGCCGGGTGGAAGCTGTTTCCCCACAACCCACGAACCCTGAGGGTTGACAGCGGGGCAACGAGCATGCCACCCGGAAACACGCCCTCTGTCTGTGTCGTCACTGCATCACCGTCTGGTGGAGAAGCCGGATTCGGCTGGCGACCATCCGCGCTCGTGCTCGCGCTTCTGAGCCGCGACGGGAGCGAGCCCGCAGCGCGAGCGGAAGGAGCGGACATCGCCCCGCAGCCGGAGCCGCCGGTCATGTTCGGCCGCGCCGTTAGCCGCACGTTTTCGCATCCCTTGGCGCCCTTCACTCGCGCCTACAAAAAACGTTCCGGGCTGCGAGCGGAGCGAGTGCCCAAGAACGAGCCGAAGGAGACGTTCCTCGCTCCGGCCCGCCATCGGCCATGCGCGCCTCTCTGGAGAGTCGCCTGCGGCTGAGGCCGTCCCCCGCGGCAACCGCGGGCTTCCTCCGTCGACACGGCCTTCGGCTGCGGCTCAGAACCCGCGTCTGCGCGTGGCGATGCTCATCGCGACTCAGACCGGGTCTCGTTCGGAGGAGACCCCCCGGCTGTGGCCGCCTGAGCCGCCTCCTGGACGGCCCGCAAGAGCTTCTCCGCCTCAAACGGCTTCGGGATGTAGCCGTCCATCCCCGCCCGGAGGCAGACCTCTTCATCGCCGCGCATGGCGTTGGCCGTGAGCGCGAGAATCGGCCGGTGTCCGCCCACGGCGCGTTCCAGCGCCCGGATCTGCCGCGTGGCCTCGAGGCCGTCCAGTTCTGGCATCTGAACGTCCATGAGAATCACGTCGAAGTGCTCGCGACCGGCCAGCTCCACCGCCTTTCTTCCGTCTTCGACGCTCACCACCTCGTGCCCCTGACGGGTCATGAGCAGCTCGACCAGGCGGCGGTTTACGAGGTTGTCCTCAGCCAGCAGAATCCGAAGCTTCCTCGCCGGTTTGGAGGCCACGCCTGGCGACGACTCCCTGGTTCCGGCAGCGGGGGCTGGCGTTCGAGCGGGCGGTCCTGCCGCTTCCGAGCAGGCGCCGACGACGATCTCCAGCGTGAATGTCGATCCCTTGCCGGGTTCGCTTTCGACGCGGATCTCGCCGCCCATCAGACGGGCGAGCCGAGAGGAAATCGCCAGGCCGAGTCCGGTCCCGCCGAAACGGCGCGTAATCGACCCGTCGGCCTGGCGGAAGGCCTCGAAGATGGCATCCTGCTGGTCCGGCGGAATCCCGATGCCGGTATCAGCCACATGAAACCGCAGCCGGTGTCTTGTGGCGCCGGCGGGTTCGGCTTCCACGGCGACGGAAACGCCTCCCTGCTCGGTGAACTTCACCGCGTTGTTCAGCAGATTCAGCAGCACCTGGAAGACGCGCTGCTCATCGCCGACAACAACTTCGGGCACGCCGTCGCGGACGTCGAGGGTGAGATGCAAACGTTTCTCGACGGCTCGTGGCGCCACGGCGGACATCGCCTGTTCCACTACCTGCCGCGGCGAGAACCTCTCCTGCTGAATCTCCAGGTAGCCCGCCTCGATCTTGGACAAATCGAGGATGTCATTCAGCAGATGAAGCAGCCGGTTTGCCGAGACCTTCACCGTTTCCAGGTACTCCCGCTGTTCGGGAGTGAGTTCGGTGGAGAGGGTGAGGTCCGTCATGCCGAGAATGCCGTTCATCGGGGTCCGGATCTCATGGGAGATGTTAGCCAGGAACTCGTCTTTCAGGCGATTCGCCCGCTCACTGCGCTCCTTTTCCTCGCGCAACTGACGGGTGCGTTCCTCGACCGCCCGTTCGAGTCTGGCCTTCTCGCGCTCGTGCCGAACCCGGGATTGCTGCAAGTAAAGGAAAACGGAGGAGACGATAAGCAAAATCACGAGCGTGCGGAACAGCCAGTGGGCCCACCAGGGAGGCCGGATCCGGAATTCGAATACGGCCGGGCTTTCGCTCCACGAACCGGCGCCATCGAAGCCGCGAACCTCCAGCCGGTAGTTTCCCGGGGGCAGGTCCGGGAACTGCACTTCCGACAGACGGGTTTCCTTCCACTCGTCCGACAGCCCAACCAGCCTGTACAGGTAACGATGAGCCGACGGGCGGGCAAAGCGCAGCACGGCGAACTGAACCGTGAGCGTGTTGTCGGAATAACGCACTTCCGCGTGGTCTTCCGGCGCGAAAAGCTGCCGGCCGAGCCGCACGGAGGTGATCACCGTGCGCGGCGCGCCCGGGTACGGCCTGGCTGGGGATTCGTGAAACCTGGAAAGGCCGCCGCTGGTGCCAATCCAGACGGTCCCGTCCGGCTCGGCGAAGAAAGCATCCGTGTTGCAGTCGTCCCAGACGAGCCCATCGCTGCGCCGATATTGAACCCACGACTTGCCGTCATAAACCGCTACGCCCCGGTCCGTACCCACCCAGAGGTGCCCGCGGGAGTCCACGCGTGCGAAATAGGTGAGTGCGGAGGGAAGCCCGTCGGCGGTAGTGAAGTGCCGGAAGCTGAGCCTCCCGTCCTTCCAGACGCCCCGTGTCAGGCCCGCGGGAATGTTGTAGACGAGCCAGACCTCGCCAGCAGGACCAAAACTGACGCCGTGAACGGAGTCGTCGAGCAGCCCATCTTTCTTCGTGTAATGCTCCCAGCGCCCTCCGGCGAGCCGGAACAGTCCCTCTTCGGCTCCTACCCACACGTCCCCCGCCTTTCCGGCGGCCACTGTGAGCCCTTTGACAGGCGAACCGGAGGGAAGGGGGATCTCCGTGATGCGCCCCTCCGCATCGATGGCCGCCAGGCTGGGACGGCCGTAGGCCACAGCATACACACGGCCGTCTTCCCCCGCGGCGAGACGCATGATGTCGGCGCCCTGTTCCGTGCCGGGAATCCGGAAACGCCGCACCGCGCCCGTTCGCGGATCCAGCCGGGTCAGCAGCCCACCCTGAGGAGCTGCCCAGATGGCGCCATCCGTGCTCTGGGTCATGGCAATCATGGCGCCACGGGGAAATTCCGCCGCACGGCGGAACCGGTAAACTCCGGCTGTCTTCTCGCCACGATAGACCCCGTCTCCGGTGCCGGCCCAGACCACGCCGCGCGAATCCACCACAACCTGCCAGACCGTCTCGTTGGCGAGCCCTTCGGCGCTCGAATAGCTCTCCCACTCCCCATAGCCGACCCAGCGAGCCAGTCCGCGGCCATTCATTCCGAGCCAGACGTTTCCCTCCCGATCCAGATGAACGCTCGAGACAGAGTCCCCCGGCAGGCCGTTTCCCTTGCCGATGAGCTGCCAGTTTTTCCCGTCGTAAATCGCAATCCCGCCAAAGACCGGAATTAGCAGCCTGCCCAGGAAGTCCCCTCCCATCTGGGGCACCCAGGGACTTTGCAGATCGACCGGCGCCCGGAGCGGTTCAAACCGGGCGGCCCCTTTGCGGAGTACTTCGATCGTTGTCGCACTCCTCACGTACACATTGCCGTGGATGTCTTCGTAAAGGAAACTCCAGGGACCGGCGCCAGGTGTTGGCTGCGCTGCAGTCAGTTGGACCCGGTCCCGGCTGTCGAGCTCACAGAGATCCTTCGCGCAGCCGAACAAGACCCGGCCGCTGCGCGTCACCATCACTCCTGCCACCGCCTTCGCCCTCGGGCCGGTCGCCCCTGTGCGGGCCACGAGCTTGAACACCCAGTCGCCGGCCGGGCCCCGCCGCTCACCGATCACAAGACCCTCGCGGGTGGCGATATAAAGCCGGCCCGCTGCGTCCGAGGCCAGACCGCTCTTTCCGTTCACACGCTGCCCTTCCGGTCCAGGCAGGGGAACCAACACGAATCCCTGCCGGGAAGAACGATACAGGCCTTTGGTCGTTCCGAGCCACAGGGCGCCGTCCGGCGTCTGATGGATACTCAAGATGAAGGCCCCCGGGGCGAGGTCCTTTCTTCCGAACTCGACGAAGCTCTTCCCATCAAAACGGAAGAGCCCGTTCTGTGTTCCCACCCAGAGAAACCCCACCTGATCCTGGAAGATGCTCTCCACCGCCAGGTTGTTCAGCCCGCTGTCAAAGTCGTAGAGCTGGAAGAAGTACTG
Encoded here:
- a CDS encoding oxidoreductase, translated to MLRVGIIGTGAISHKHAQAYRNIGYRVTVCTDISREAGEKFASQYGCQFVPTYEEVCSHPEVDFVDVCTFPDFRLQPLEIAAKHGKSVQVQKPIATNLETARKMIEVARCAGIVLGVVSQHRFDDSTIFVRRAIAQGRLGRILQADAYVKWWRSEAYYARPIKGSWAVEGGGALINQAVHQVDVLNYLTGGVHEVFGYWQLGARHRIESEDVICAVMKYKSGATGVIQSSTAFWPGYPERIEIHGTRGTCIFTGDKLTAWDVENDEGEPAPVQKEVMSGASDPMAIPLTPFERQFLDFGNAVKNRTQPLVSGEEGLKALEVVLGIYESCRKGQPVRLAGA
- a CDS encoding histidine kinase/response regulator hybrid protein, whose amino-acid sequence is MRMRARLLLWLLLAGVWVPLAGQQYFFQLYDFDSGLNNLAVESIFQDQVGFLWVGTQNGLFRFDGKSFVEFGRKDLAPGAFILSIHQTPDGALWLGTTKGLYRSSRQGFVLVPLPGPEGQRVNGKSGLASDAAGRLYIATREGLVIGERRGPAGDWVFKLVARTGATGPRAKAVAGVMVTRSGRVLFGCAKDLCELDSRDRVQLTAAQPTPGAGPWSFLYEDIHGNVYVRSATTIEVLRKGAARFEPLRAPVDLQSPWVPQMGGDFLGRLLIPVFGGIAIYDGKNWQLIGKGNGLPGDSVSSVHLDREGNVWLGMNGRGLARWVGYGEWESYSSAEGLANETVWQVVVDSRGVVWAGTGDGVYRGEKTAGVYRFRRAAEFPRGAMIAMTQSTDGAIWAAPQGGLLTRLDPRTGAVRRFRIPGTEQGADIMRLAAGEDGRVYAVAYGRPSLAAIDAEGRITEIPLPSGSPVKGLTVAAGKAGDVWVGAEEGLFRLAGGRWEHYTKKDGLLDDSVHGVSFGPAGEVWLVYNIPAGLTRGVWKDGRLSFRHFTTADGLPSALTYFARVDSRGHLWVGTDRGVAVYDGKSWVQYRRSDGLVWDDCNTDAFFAEPDGTVWIGTSGGLSRFHESPARPYPGAPRTVITSVRLGRQLFAPEDHAEVRYSDNTLTVQFAVLRFARPSAHRYLYRLVGLSDEWKETRLSEVQFPDLPPGNYRLEVRGFDGAGSWSESPAVFEFRIRPPWWAHWLFRTLVILLIVSSVFLYLQQSRVRHEREKARLERAVEERTRQLREEKERSERANRLKDEFLANISHEIRTPMNGILGMTDLTLSTELTPEQREYLETVKVSANRLLHLLNDILDLSKIEAGYLEIQQERFSPRQVVEQAMSAVAPRAVEKRLHLTLDVRDGVPEVVVGDEQRVFQVLLNLLNNAVKFTEQGGVSVAVEAEPAGATRHRLRFHVADTGIGIPPDQQDAIFEAFRQADGSITRRFGGTGLGLAISSRLARLMGGEIRVESEPGKGSTFTLEIVVGACSEAAGPPARTPAPAAGTRESSPGVASKPARKLRILLAEDNLVNRRLVELLMTRQGHEVVSVEDGRKAVELAGREHFDVILMDVQMPELDGLEATRQIRALERAVGGHRPILALTANAMRGDEEVCLRAGMDGYIPKPFEAEKLLRAVQEAAQAATAGGSPPNETRSESR
- the thrB gene encoding homoserine kinase, giving the protein MSWTEVRVPATSANLGPGFDALGMALSIYLECRFRPSETLKIRALGRDAEMISCGEDNLIWQTALQVAGHLGRPMPAIELEIRNDIPIGKGLGSSAAALVAGVVIADEILQLEWDRHRILDEAARIEGHPDNVSAAVLGSIVASAIDSEGITRAVRMQLPARYGVAIVVPDFILPTAQARAVLPQTYSREDAVFNIQRSALLIAAMLTQTTDAFHEALMDRLHQPYRAPLVPGLAEMLELRAPGLLGCALSGAGPSVLVFYERGHEGVCELMREIFARHGHTSEILPAHIPDHGYDLLHGL